Proteins found in one Aspergillus chevalieri M1 DNA, chromosome 2, nearly complete sequence genomic segment:
- a CDS encoding DUF2434 domain-containing protein (COG:S;~EggNog:ENOG410PFWC;~InterPro:IPR018830;~PFAM:PF10361;~TransMembrane:7 (o87-106i148-166o178-200i230-248o279-299i320-344o364-387i)), which translates to MPLLYVRAVAPFMSGHNATDVIINEIHFNRTTLDHYNYTLYTNGTLSNGTDCYLAFQHFRPYMFANNGSFINGTSCYAPIHDIGRHAGVGMAFALLFAISIIFNLIGLRKHGRRYLPPPADDFERRLRLNLNLPIDKRWTPVGRRWKWYWLLALSVIGAVGAFMSIDVDRDHVQSSPLVIQSIFYTLLTPVMMSAVWEGVRHWATFQHRQITSRDPYAFTQKSTRETQELYLPLVFYVFAFINFFLAVPRSWDSIELQRSPSQTLNRAKPFATDSRFKAAGFMALVAVAVICYSLEHSIYRYIPKPISTSARRKTCGRQAMFYIQGAPSQYLLAVILLLVKIAYDIASAWDWNISPLRYGVHPGWIYGLGFAPAILLITLFNIVGLCEINEDKAIISQHMEIETALASDTPLGKKSRMDKWIGRLHLPMSTHRREKEARAVEMENIKKDDGVEVTTAERGSRSSGTVTRNPFLDNSSAEDFVDEIFKDVEERQRV; encoded by the exons ATGCCGCTCCTATACGTTAGGGCCGTCGCCCCCTTCATGTCCGGCCACAACGCAACAGACGTAATAATCAACGAAATCCACTTCAACCGCACCACCCTCGACCATTACAATTACACCCTCTACACAAATGGCACTCTCTCCAACGGCACAGATTGCTACCTCGCCTTCCAGCACTTCCGCCCCTACATGTTCGCCAACAACGGCTCCTTCATCAACGGGACTTCCTGCTACGCGCCTATCCATGATATCGGCCGCCATGCCGGTGTGGGTATGGCATTCGCCTTACTCTTTGCTATCTCGATTATATTCAACTTAATTGGGTTGAGGAAGCATGGACGGCGGTACCTGCCGCCTCCGGCGGATGATTTCGAGAGGAGATTGCGCTTGAATTTGAATTTGCCGATTGATAAGCGCTGGACGCCAGTTGGGAGGCGGTGGAAATGGTACTGGTTGCTTGCGTTGAGTGTAATTGGGGCTGTGGGGGCGTTTATGAGTATTGATGTGGACCGAGACCATGTGCAGAGTTCGCCGTTGGTTATCCAGAGTATTTTTTATACGCTTTTGACGCCAGTTATGATGTCGGCGGTTTGGGAGGGTGTGCGCCATTG GGCAACATTCCAACATCGCCAGATCACATCCCGCGACCCCTACGCCTTCACACAGAAATCCACCCGTGAAACACAAGAACTCTACCTCCCGCTCGTCTTCTACGTTTTCGCATTCATAaacttcttcctcgccgtccCGCGCAGCTGGGACAGCATCGAACTCCAGCGCAGCCCGTCACAAACTCTAAATCGCGCGAAACCCTTCGCCACAGACTCTCGCTTCAAAGCAGCGGGATTCATGGCCCTAGTCGCTGTTGCTGTTATCTGCTACAGCCTTGAGCACAGTATTTACCGGTACATCCCGAAACCGATCTCCACCAGTGCTCGAAGAAAGACATGCGGAAGACAGGCCATGTTCTACATCCAAGGCGCGCCCTCCCAGTACCTCCTCGCGGTAATCCTGCTCCTCGTCAAAATCGCCTACGACATCGCCTCAGCCTGGGACTGGAACATCTCACCTCTCCGCTACGGCGTGCATCCAGGGTGGATCTACGGTCTGGGATTCGCCCCAGCCATCCTACTCATAACACTGTTTAACATTGTGGGCCTCTGCGAGATAAACGAGGACAAAGCAATTATCTCACAACACATGGAGATCGAAACCGCGCTCGCCAGCGACACTCCCCTAGGCAAAAAGAGTCGGATGGATAAATGGATCGGTCGGTTGCATTTACCCATGAGTACACATAGACGGGAGAAAGAGGCGCGCGCTGTTGAGATGGAGAATATTAAGAAGGATGATGGGGTTGAGGTTACTACTGCGGAGAGGGGTAGTCGGTCTAGTGGGACTGTGACTAGGAATCCTTTTTTGGATAATAGTAGTGCGGAGGATTTTGTGGATGAGATTTTTAAAGATGTTGAGGAGAGGCAGCGGGTTTAG
- a CDS encoding amino acid permease (COG:E;~EggNog:ENOG410PFIU;~InterPro:IPR002293,IPR004840;~PFAM:PF13520,PF00324;~TransMembrane:12 (i31-53o59-82i113-135o155-176i183-205o225-244i265-292o319-338i369-389o395-417i437-455o467-486i);~go_component: GO:0016020 - membrane [Evidence IEA];~go_component: GO:0016021 - integral component of membrane [Evidence IEA];~go_function: GO:0022857 - transmembrane transporter activity [Evidence IEA];~go_process: GO:0006865 - amino acid transport [Evidence IEA];~go_process: GO:0055085 - transmembrane transport [Evidence IEA]) — translation MPQASDSDTLLLARIGYKQELRREFSKYSTISYAISILGVLGSVPATFGAPLASGGPATAVWCWFLGSCMAMCIGSSVAELVSAYPTAGGMYFVTKYVVPEEKVPVFSWVQGWCNLLGQTAGVSSVAYTVSQMVLAGVSMRSDLVNGRYSYEPTALQTVILSIVLLCVLGVISSLTTKTLHRIILWFAPINISATIAICFILIYGTPDKQPASWVFTYFTDGSGWGSKICSFFLGFLSVAWTMTDYDGTTHMSEETHNAASLGPLAIQTAVLVSGAMGWMLTVCLCFCVTDLNDILNTPTGLPAAQIFLNVGGKTGGTIMWGLATLVQFFTGCSAMLADTRMAYAFARDDALPFSSHLSKVHPKTHTPLNAVWFVVFFSIALNTIAIGSTQTATAIFSITAPALDLSYVSVIFAHQFYRDQVKFVAGPFSLGRWGKVVNGVSVGWVVGISAVLFLPPRMPVTGANMNYGICVGAFIAAFALIWWRVSARGKYTGPRANDYSRVDGDEYGNIDDDLEQ, via the exons ATGCCCCAAGCCTCAGACTCAGACACCCTCCTCCTAGCCCGCATCGGCTACAAACAAGAACTCCGTCGTGAATTCTCCAAATACTCCACAATCTCCTACGCCATCTCCATCCTCGGTGTCCTAGGCTCCGTCCCCGCAACCTTCGGCGCCCCCCTCGCATCCGGGGGCCCAGCAACAGCCGTCTGGTGCTGGTTCCTGGGCTCCTGCATGGCGATGTGCATTGGCAGCTCGGTGGCGGAATTGGTGTCGGCGTACCCCACGGCTGGGGGGATGTATTTTGTGACGAAGTATGTGGTGCCGGAGGAGAAGGTGCCTGTTTTCTCGTGGGTGCAGGGATGGTGTAATCTGCTGGGGCAGACGGCGGGGGTTTCGAGTGTGGCGTATACGGTCAGTCAGATGGTGTTGGCTGGGGTGAGCATGAGGTCGGATTTGGTGAATGGGAGGTATTCTTATGAGCC GACCGCGTTGCAGACCGTTATATTGTCTATTGTTCTCTTGTGTGTTTTGGGCGTGATCAGCTCGTTGACAACAAAGACACTGCATCGGATTATCCTCTGGTTTGCGCCGATAAACA TCTCCGCAACAATCGCCATCTGCTTCATCCTCATATACGGCACCCCTGACAAACAACCAGCCAGCTGGGTATTCACCTACTTCACCGATGGCTCAGGATGGGGCTCCAAGATATgctccttcttcctcggctTCCTGTCCGTCGCATGGACAATGACAGACTATGACGGGACGACACA TATGTCCGAAGAAACTCACAACGCAGCCTCCCTAGGCCCCCTAGCCATTCAAACCGCCGTCCTAGTCTCCGGCGCAATGGGTTGGATGCTAACCGTCTGCCTATGCTTCTGCGTGACTGACCTGAACGATATCCTGAATACGCCCACTGGTCTCCCTGCAGCACAGATCTTTCTTAATGTAGGTGGGAAAACAGGCGGCACGATTATGTGGGGACTAGCGACACTCGTGCAATTCTTCACTGGTTGTTCGGCGATGTTAGCTGATACGCGAATGGCGTATGCCTTTGCTCGTGACGACGCATTGCCGTTTTCTTC GCACCTTTCCAAAGTCCACCCAAAAACCCACACCCCCCTCAACGCCGTCTGGttcgtcgtcttcttcaGCATAGCCCTCAACACCATCGCCATCGGCTCCACACAAACCGCCACCGCAATCTTCAGCATCACAGCGCCCGCCCTGGACCTCTCCTACGTCTCCGTGATCTTCGCGCACCAGTTCTACAGGGACCAGGTGAAGTTTGTCGCCGGGCCTTTCTCGCTGGGGAGATGGGGGAAAGTGGTTAATGGGGTATCGGTGGGTTGGGTTGTCGGGATTAGTGCGGTGTTGTTTTTGCCGCCGAGAATGCCGGTTACGGGAGCTAATAT GAATTATGGGATTTGTGTGGGTGCgtttattgctgcttttgcgCTGATTTGGTGGCGGGTTTCTGCGAGGGG GAAATACACCGGTCCAAGGGCCAATGATTATTCACGAGTAGACGGGGACGAGTACGGAAATATAGATGATGACCTAGAGCAATAG
- a CDS encoding Zn(II)2Cys6 transcription factor (COG:K;~EggNog:ENOG410PHUC;~InterPro:IPR036864,IPR021858,IPR001138;~PFAM:PF00172,PF11951;~TransMembrane:1 (o564-583i);~go_function: GO:0000981 - DNA-binding transcription factor activity, RNA polymerase II-specific [Evidence IEA];~go_function: GO:0008270 - zinc ion binding [Evidence IEA];~go_process: GO:0006355 - regulation of transcription, DNA-templated [Evidence IEA]) → MSLLSVQSGFILSPQQHDTTTTTEDRRDSNTTSTTTDDAFSHRASISTDDDSPRSWDGEASPPPNTTTAPPVGAPSQSVVEYTPTAAAKPFTFGLIAAHHHHQLNQQLHHQIQPHQSHLFDLDPTSSMDAVIPKIEEVDEVDVSQHTASTTNSSLTTQQPPGAPVHVPRKRGRPRKHPLPVPGGQVKITKGRSKTGCVTCRRRKKKCDETKPACLNCQKNAVVCEGYPPKEIWKSGRQKLEDAARVHTNALVPRGLPILIDGVETEIDRRFLDHFVFGFSRVLTLINDDSNPFKEILLPMATQHRGLMHSLMCLAGSHLSVLDPEPMLKERKYYHFHRAIRDLKDNITASSKARASSSEGEADLLVEDPIIASTIALSLNTICEGETNGEYRPHMDAARYLLVTQRPRNEKFRQFIVEFFQYHDVSNAITSLDRRPAHLNGDLRLPDFVPHAQAGMFLGVFDGLFNYISEVTRLRDRIRQRHHEGYEPAVDYEILSDAVSIDSAIRVWETSHVPDTANWYLAQLYRQSTWVYLYRTIRPSRPSDKIAQVVDDGLAYLDQLPQDAGAYSIVLMPLFLLGCSAFVPHQRERIKNGFDTLKAYSNLRNIDQALLVVQRVWEVMDTNIDESWDWEKIIKDMNMDFLIT, encoded by the exons ATGTCCTTGTTATCCGTGCAAAGTGGTTTCATTCTCTCTCCTCAACAACACGATACTACAACTACCACCGAGGACCGTCGCGACTCCaacaccacctccaccactACAGACGATGCTTTTTCTCATCGCGCCAGCATCAGTACTGATGATGACTCTCCCCGTTCCTGGGATGGTGAAGcctcccctcctccaaaTACAACAACTGCTCCCCCTGTCGGCGCGCCATCCCAGTCGGTTGTCGAATACACCCCCACCGCCGCGGCAAAACCTTTTACCTTTGGTCTGATCGCTgcccatcaccaccatcagcTGAACCAACAACTACATCACCAAATTCAGCCGCACCAGTCGCACCTCTTCGATCTCGATCCTACTTCCTCCATGGATGCTGTGATTCCCAAGATTGAAGAAGTCGACGAGGTGGACGTCTCTCAACACACCGCTTCAACCACCAACTCCTCGCTGACTACGCAACAACCACCGGGCGCTCCCGTCCATGTTCCACGGAAACGGGGTCGTCCTCGCAAACATCCTCTGCCAGTGCCGGGTGGGCAAGTCAAGATCACAAAGGGTCGTTCCAAGACGGGTTGTGTCACTTGCAGGCGACGCAAGAAGAAATGCGATGAGACCAAGCCAGC GTGTTTGAATTGTCAGAAGAATGCCGTCGTCTGCGAAGGGTATCCTCCCAAGGAGATCTGGAAGAGTGGGAGACAAAAACTAGAGGATG CCGCCCGGGTTCATACAAACGCACTTGTTCCTCGTGGTCTTCCAATCCTCATCGATGGTGTCGAAACCGAAATCGATCGTCGCTTCCTCGATCACTTTGTCTTCGGTTTCAGTCGCGTTTTGACCCTCATCAACGATGATTCCAATCCCTTCAAAGAAATCCTCCTCCCCATGGCCACACAACATCGCGGTCTCATGCATTCGCTCATGTGTCTCGCCGGTTCGCACTTGTCCGTCCTCGATCCTGAGCCGATGTTGAAGGAGCGCAAATATTATCATTTCCATCGGGCGATTCGCGACCTGAAAGACAACATCACGGCCTCGTCCAAAGCAAGAGCATCATCGTCTGAGGGCGAAGCCGATCTCCTGGTCGAGGATCCCATAATCGCATCCACTATCGCACTCAGTTTGAATACCATTTGTGAAGGAGAGACCAATGGCGAGTACCGACCGCATATGGACGCCGCCCGATACCTACTGGTGACACAACGACCGCGCAACGAGAAGTTCCGACAATTCATTGTCGAATTCTTCCAGTACCATGATGTCTCGAATGCCATCACCTCCCTAGACCGACGGCCAGCCCATTTGAATGGCGATTTGCGACTACCCGACTTTGTTCCTCATGCGCAGGCGGGTATGTTCTTGGGTGTGTTTGATGGTTTATTCAACTACATCTCTGAGGTGACGCGGTTACGGGACCGTATTCGGCAGCGACACCACGAAGGCTACGAGCCTGCCGTCGACTATGAGATCCTGAGCGATGCCGTCTCAATCGATTCAGCCATCCGCGTTTGGGAGACATCGCATGTCCCCGACACGGCCAACTGGTACCTGGCCCAATTGTATCGGCAATCGACATGGGTGTACCTCTATCGAACGATCCGGCCGTCGCGACCGAGCGACAAGATTGCGCAggtggttgatgatggtcTGGCCTACTTGGACCAGTTGCCGCAAGATGCTGGAGCGTACAGTATCGTACTCATGCCACTATTCCTGCTGGGATGCTCCGCGTTCGTCCCGCATCAACGCGAACGGATAAAGAACGGATTCGATACTCTCAAAGCCTACTCCAACCTCCGCAACATCGATCAGGCCTTGCTGGTAGTTCAACGGGTGTGGGAGGTGATGGACACCAACATCGACGAGAGTTGGGATTGGGAGAAGATcatcaaggatatgaacatgGATTTCCTTATCACTTGA